Proteins from a single region of Phycisphaerae bacterium:
- a CDS encoding choice-of-anchor J domain-containing protein: MTTKFNGCVVYALATVALVLMGVSPALAQANFSENMDTLGDTSFGQPGPPELVSGGWIFRNQSNPIGSQTFYAGPCYYCGTAHSGTRTLSSDFNSIETGSAGTVSNWALFPAIPNQIAGDTVTVYARALMTGNVPAQLQIRYSPTGGTNTGSGVTDVGNFTQLLLDVNPVSSTGWTQYSATAPGNGRLALRFYAPNIEPVFIAGNTWLELDTLSVGPPQTPSCNLPPVPQSGQTITWSTSNSPYRACQSLSIPAGGTVNVQPGVQINFDSGRQLIVAGTLNINASAAAPAVFTAPNSFPPFLVVSGGTLEAHFTEFHQQLRIGSAANVLLSDCTFAFDGLLSSDDIPNSLPYVRLERCTFTDSYMSLSGCLAVLRDNTFTNTYAQLLRTFADVTAPNTFNGQPLRINRQESIQPLAIDGISGAGSTMAGLALDGGMYRLGPNVVLQGNAYPLELHGGLTPDSVVPMTGNTNNAINVGDGGFAGTGQWSDLGLPYRLTEPSTEFPGGHLTISPGVVVEASDPNAGLLFRSTRQGVLDGLPGAPITFRGLNGQLWSGLTFYTNSTTGCRMEYCVVEDAHFGVTSTDNALYVDNCMFTGNVIGANMNTSGSIRFRKARFVTNYVGLDFTDQGSPTLNSPNNPNSFEGNNFGIDAFEFGSSADARNCWWNHPSGPQVPGNPGGQGDSISGDGATGVQYQPFLTAPPDFTNTPPVVRMIEPGMTQRYASPDYIHPDYLLDQGTKYIVCWDVQSDDAIANQRIEFSPDGHYQDRFTVLVDGIPGDARSWELTIPNPGYAVTNQPQFLRVVAVDAAGQEAWDQAAVLVPSGDVVGSLTITTDLSGQTFFGGFAIPPDVQWTGSVNFGLVTPLIVLESDGAAIKGLSSGNGQGFFFQDFPFVSTDRARLALQVTNNSNAVAWFFADGYFSIRHDPRLGFEPPIVTMQTPQAGGSFPGGGTVPITWSASAPEGIRSFDIQASYDQGRTWHPIVLDLPAAARDYAWQLPASGGIADVRLRVIARDQRFQNSSDETEGSFSIVPAAIFGDINGDGFVNLVDADVFVAVILGSDPDPMHRARSDLNGDGMANGADTQIFVDHLLAQ, encoded by the coding sequence ATGACTACGAAATTCAATGGATGTGTCGTTTATGCGCTGGCCACTGTGGCGCTGGTCCTGATGGGGGTTTCGCCCGCTCTGGCACAAGCGAACTTCTCGGAGAACATGGACACGCTTGGTGACACCAGCTTCGGCCAGCCCGGTCCACCGGAACTGGTCAGCGGCGGCTGGATCTTCCGCAACCAATCGAATCCGATTGGTTCCCAGACCTTTTATGCCGGCCCATGCTACTACTGTGGCACGGCCCACTCAGGGACTCGCACGCTCAGTTCGGACTTCAACAGCATCGAAACCGGGTCGGCCGGCACGGTCAGCAACTGGGCCCTCTTCCCCGCTATTCCCAATCAGATCGCCGGCGACACCGTCACCGTCTACGCCCGCGCATTGATGACTGGGAACGTCCCGGCCCAACTGCAAATCCGCTATTCTCCAACCGGCGGAACGAACACCGGCTCGGGCGTCACCGACGTTGGAAACTTCACGCAACTGCTGCTGGACGTGAATCCAGTCTCCTCCACGGGTTGGACGCAATACAGCGCGACCGCTCCAGGAAATGGCCGCCTGGCGTTGCGCTTCTACGCGCCCAATATTGAGCCTGTTTTCATTGCCGGCAACACCTGGCTGGAATTGGACACGCTTAGCGTCGGGCCTCCACAAACACCGTCTTGTAACCTTCCCCCTGTCCCTCAATCGGGCCAGACCATTACGTGGAGCACTTCGAACAGCCCTTACCGCGCCTGCCAGAGCCTGTCGATCCCCGCCGGCGGGACTGTCAATGTTCAGCCGGGCGTGCAGATCAATTTCGACAGCGGCCGGCAACTGATCGTCGCGGGCACGTTGAATATCAATGCCAGCGCCGCGGCCCCGGCGGTCTTCACCGCGCCGAACTCCTTTCCGCCATTCCTGGTGGTCAGCGGCGGTACCCTGGAAGCACATTTCACGGAGTTCCACCAACAGCTCCGTATCGGCAGCGCCGCCAACGTACTACTGTCGGACTGCACGTTCGCCTTCGACGGCCTTCTTAGTTCCGATGACATCCCCAATTCCTTGCCCTACGTCAGGCTCGAACGCTGCACCTTCACCGACTCGTACATGTCTCTCTCGGGATGCCTGGCGGTGCTCCGCGATAACACATTCACCAATACCTATGCTCAACTTCTACGCACATTCGCCGACGTCACCGCCCCCAACACTTTCAACGGCCAGCCGCTCCGCATCAACCGCCAAGAGAGCATCCAGCCGCTTGCCATCGACGGCATATCGGGCGCCGGCAGCACAATGGCCGGGCTGGCGCTTGACGGCGGCATGTATCGCCTCGGCCCCAACGTCGTGCTTCAAGGCAACGCCTATCCGCTGGAGTTGCACGGCGGCCTCACGCCCGACAGCGTCGTACCGATGACCGGCAACACGAACAACGCGATCAACGTCGGGGACGGCGGCTTTGCCGGGACTGGGCAATGGTCGGACCTGGGTTTGCCCTACCGGCTCACCGAGCCGAGCACGGAATTTCCGGGCGGCCACCTGACCATCAGTCCAGGCGTGGTGGTCGAGGCGTCTGATCCGAATGCCGGCCTGTTGTTCCGCTCGACGCGACAGGGCGTGCTCGACGGACTGCCCGGCGCCCCGATTACCTTCCGCGGACTGAACGGCCAACTTTGGTCCGGGCTGACTTTCTATACGAACAGCACTACCGGCTGCCGCATGGAATATTGCGTTGTCGAAGACGCCCACTTCGGCGTGACCAGCACCGATAACGCGCTATACGTCGACAACTGCATGTTTACCGGCAACGTGATCGGAGCCAACATGAACACGTCCGGCAGTATTCGCTTCCGCAAGGCGCGATTCGTGACCAACTATGTCGGCCTCGATTTCACGGATCAGGGAAGTCCGACGCTAAACAGCCCCAATAACCCCAACTCGTTCGAAGGCAATAACTTTGGGATCGACGCCTTTGAGTTCGGGTCCAGCGCTGATGCCCGCAATTGCTGGTGGAACCACCCGTCGGGGCCGCAGGTGCCGGGCAACCCCGGGGGTCAGGGTGACTCGATCAGCGGTGACGGCGCCACGGGCGTGCAGTATCAGCCGTTCCTCACGGCGCCGCCGGATTTCACCAACACGCCGCCGGTCGTGCGAATGATCGAGCCGGGGATGACACAGCGCTATGCCTCTCCCGATTACATCCACCCCGACTACCTGCTCGACCAGGGTACCAAGTACATCGTGTGCTGGGACGTGCAGAGCGATGACGCGATCGCCAACCAACGGATCGAGTTCTCGCCCGATGGCCACTATCAGGATCGTTTCACCGTCCTGGTCGACGGTATTCCTGGCGACGCGCGCTCCTGGGAACTCACCATCCCCAATCCGGGCTACGCTGTCACTAACCAGCCGCAGTTCCTTCGCGTGGTCGCGGTCGATGCGGCCGGACAGGAGGCCTGGGATCAGGCAGCGGTGCTGGTTCCCTCTGGGGACGTCGTTGGATCGCTAACCATCACCACTGACCTGAGCGGTCAGACATTCTTTGGAGGCTTTGCGATCCCTCCAGACGTGCAGTGGACGGGTTCGGTGAACTTCGGGCTCGTCACGCCGCTGATCGTGCTGGAAAGCGACGGGGCGGCAATCAAGGGCCTGAGTTCAGGCAATGGACAGGGCTTTTTCTTCCAGGACTTCCCGTTCGTCAGCACTGACCGGGCGCGTCTGGCTCTCCAAGTGACGAACAATTCCAATGCCGTGGCCTGGTTCTTCGCCGACGGATATTTCTCTATCCGCCACGATCCGCGCCTGGGCTTCGAACCGCCGATCGTGACGATGCAGACACCCCAGGCCGGCGGGAGCTTCCCGGGCGGCGGCACCGTTCCCATCACATGGAGCGCCAGCGCGCCCGAGGGCATACGCTCCTTCGACATTCAGGCGTCCTACGATCAGGGACGAACGTGGCATCCGATCGTACTCGACCTGCCGGCGGCGGCGAGAGACTACGCCTGGCAACTCCCTGCCAGTGGAGGAATTGCCGACGTGCGGTTGCGGGTCATCGCTCGTGACCAGCGCTTCCAGAATTCCTCGGACGAGACCGAGGGGTCCTTCTCGATCGTTCCTGCCGCTATCTTTGGAGATATCAACGGCGATGGCTTCGTCAACCTCGTGGATGCCGACGTGTTCGTCGCCGTGATTTTGGGTTCTGATCCCGATCCGATGCACCGCGCCCGTTCGGACCTGAACGGCGATGGAATGGCGAATGGCGCCGACACACAGATCTTTGTCGACCACCTGCTTGCACAATAG
- a CDS encoding dockerin type I domain-containing protein, whose amino-acid sequence MKRFLQNTASVLVLASILVGQSGARLEAQAPSWKIVKPSMTGVPGDEVRVMKFDAEGNLWIVSRMIDWWEVAVAMLPASELPYTPLSGGGFDTGAWTVWSSVEHPIPSVFIHDLEFGAGGVIWLTSDAGLTRFDPNGATPQQMWFTYNTSNSPLVLNGVRSIDTDSQGNLWLTNVTVSNSNGALFKFNPAANQWTKFEVGQQLPWYTPWRDVNSVLVGADDRVWLTHSTLGGMAEFNGTSWVLHACPYPMGDMLEDLQGNIWITTGEFGLWKWNGTGYQVFDLGSQGTVMCLGMNSDTGLVYAGAWYGDIYQMVNGNSPQFFVNADNIPGSIHVRPNGDIWINNYGGNGTLGTVRHYKEGGELLERFNTFNSGLPDYFIDRIQSDSSGNVWFASGEGGLSRMTGNDAYAPARWRNWGNHNDLSEPYPWAGSEPMYEMLEASDGKIWMAGNGVGRWDPETGTFTGFWNTQNSNLSPMICTGITQDGDGTIWAGDRYVGVWELDTEINDWVLHTWAPSGWTANDVIDVATDTEGALWVLTYIQLHRRNANGTWSTWDVSNSPLPLDGTLFNLEPDPTNGVWVGIQGRLLHFDGTNWTTITQAQAGWPGTNVNGIAFRSSDGKLAVTTQQPSVWPYTGGISVRNDNGTWTHYTTANSPLTHWQVSAPHFDAGGHLWASAMSEGVVQILIGLKPGDIDGDGFVNLIDANLFVGALLGTNTLAPQINRSDLNGDGEANGADTQLFVDLLLAP is encoded by the coding sequence ATGAAGCGTTTCTTACAAAACACGGCATCAGTCTTAGTTCTGGCGTCCATCCTGGTTGGCCAGAGCGGCGCTCGTCTCGAAGCCCAGGCCCCAAGCTGGAAAATCGTCAAACCCAGCATGACGGGCGTGCCCGGCGACGAAGTGCGGGTGATGAAATTCGATGCCGAGGGGAATCTGTGGATCGTGAGCCGCATGATCGACTGGTGGGAAGTAGCGGTGGCGATGCTCCCGGCTTCCGAGCTTCCCTACACGCCGCTGTCCGGCGGCGGCTTCGACACCGGCGCTTGGACCGTCTGGTCCAGTGTCGAGCATCCGATTCCCTCGGTGTTCATCCATGACCTCGAATTCGGGGCCGGGGGAGTCATCTGGCTGACGAGCGATGCCGGGTTGACGCGCTTTGACCCGAACGGCGCCACGCCGCAGCAGATGTGGTTTACCTACAACACCTCCAATTCGCCGCTCGTCCTGAATGGCGTCCGGTCGATCGACACAGACAGCCAGGGGAATCTCTGGCTGACCAACGTGACCGTCTCGAACTCCAATGGGGCGCTTTTCAAGTTCAATCCGGCGGCGAATCAATGGACGAAGTTTGAAGTTGGGCAACAGTTGCCATGGTACACGCCGTGGAGGGACGTGAACTCGGTCCTGGTCGGGGCGGACGATCGGGTCTGGCTGACACATTCGACGCTGGGCGGGATGGCGGAATTCAACGGGACAAGCTGGGTATTGCACGCTTGTCCTTATCCGATGGGCGACATGCTGGAGGACCTCCAAGGGAACATCTGGATCACGACCGGCGAATTCGGGTTGTGGAAGTGGAATGGCACGGGCTACCAGGTCTTTGATCTGGGTTCGCAGGGCACGGTCATGTGTTTGGGTATGAATTCGGACACTGGACTGGTCTATGCGGGGGCGTGGTACGGCGACATCTACCAAATGGTGAACGGCAATTCGCCGCAGTTCTTCGTGAACGCCGACAACATCCCGGGCTCGATTCATGTGCGGCCAAATGGCGACATCTGGATTAACAACTATGGTGGAAACGGGACGCTCGGCACCGTGCGGCACTACAAAGAGGGCGGCGAATTGCTGGAGCGGTTCAACACTTTCAACAGCGGGCTTCCGGATTACTTCATCGACAGGATTCAAAGCGATTCATCGGGCAATGTCTGGTTCGCCTCCGGCGAAGGCGGTCTGTCGCGGATGACCGGCAACGACGCGTATGCACCGGCCCGCTGGCGGAATTGGGGCAATCACAACGATCTCTCCGAGCCCTATCCCTGGGCCGGCAGCGAGCCCATGTACGAAATGCTTGAGGCCAGCGATGGGAAAATCTGGATGGCGGGCAACGGCGTGGGGCGATGGGACCCGGAGACGGGGACCTTTACCGGTTTTTGGAATACGCAGAACTCCAATTTGAGTCCGATGATCTGCACGGGCATCACCCAGGACGGCGACGGCACGATATGGGCCGGCGATCGCTATGTCGGCGTGTGGGAATTGGATACGGAGATCAACGACTGGGTGCTGCACACCTGGGCGCCGTCCGGCTGGACGGCCAATGACGTGATCGACGTCGCCACGGACACGGAGGGCGCGCTCTGGGTGCTCACGTATATTCAGCTTCATCGCCGCAACGCCAATGGGACGTGGTCAACATGGGACGTTTCCAATTCTCCCTTGCCGCTCGACGGCACCCTCTTCAACCTGGAGCCGGATCCGACCAACGGCGTGTGGGTGGGAATACAGGGCCGGCTTCTCCACTTTGACGGAACGAACTGGACCACGATCACACAGGCCCAGGCGGGTTGGCCGGGAACCAATGTGAACGGGATCGCATTTCGGTCATCGGATGGTAAGCTCGCCGTCACTACTCAACAGCCGAGCGTATGGCCCTACACCGGTGGCATCAGCGTCCGTAACGACAATGGAACGTGGACGCACTACACCACGGCCAATTCGCCGTTAACGCATTGGCAGGTCAGCGCGCCGCACTTTGACGCCGGAGGCCACCTCTGGGCCAGCGCGATGAGTGAAGGCGTCGTGCAGATATTGATCGGCCTCAAGCCGGGCGATATCGACGGCGACGGTTTTGTCAATCTGATCGACGCCAATCTGTTCGTCGGCGCCCTCCTGGGAACCAATACGCTCGCGCCGCAAATCAACCGCTCGGATCTGAACGGCGATGGAGAAGCGAACGGCGCGGACACGCAGTTATTCGTCGATCTCCTGCTCGCGCCGTAG
- a CDS encoding sigma-70 family RNA polymerase sigma factor, which produces MPESQPLTGGDVTTLLVRAQKGDRLATEELFPLVYEELRTLAARHLSRDSGAQTLQPTALVHEAFIRLVGPGDSSWENRRHFFGAAAKAIRRILIDHARARRRMKRGEGVRPSPLNEADVCVDGMNLDILALNEALERLGTLDSNMANLVELRFFGGLSMEEIGLATGVSPSTLARTWRFARSWLYRELTGDQPK; this is translated from the coding sequence ATGCCGGAATCGCAACCCCTAACTGGAGGCGACGTTACGACGCTCCTGGTGAGAGCCCAAAAAGGCGATCGCCTGGCGACGGAAGAACTCTTCCCTCTGGTTTATGAAGAGCTTCGTACCCTCGCCGCCCGGCACCTTTCGCGGGATTCCGGGGCCCAAACCCTTCAGCCCACTGCACTTGTTCACGAGGCCTTCATCCGCCTGGTCGGCCCGGGCGACAGTTCCTGGGAGAATCGGCGACATTTCTTCGGAGCCGCAGCAAAGGCGATCCGGCGAATCCTGATTGACCATGCCCGGGCCAGACGACGCATGAAAAGAGGGGAGGGCGTGCGGCCCTCGCCGCTGAACGAGGCTGACGTCTGCGTGGACGGGATGAATCTGGACATTCTCGCGCTGAATGAAGCACTCGAGCGACTGGGAACCCTGGACTCGAATATGGCGAATCTCGTGGAACTGCGGTTTTTTGGCGGGCTAAGCATGGAGGAGATCGGTCTCGCAACGGGTGTTTCTCCCAGCACGCTGGCCCGTACCTGGCGCTTCGCGCGCAGCTGGCTTTACCGAGAATTAACGGGCGATCAACCCAAATGA
- a CDS encoding serine/threonine-protein kinase: MTPQRLQQIEEIFSRVLELPRVQRDDALQVTCGSDGMLRAEVESLLKHADPPDAFLSDSALGASLALPAFSPPEDDLDGARIGPYRVVHRRASGGMGTVYRAVRADGQFDQQVAIKVVKRGMDTEEILHRFALERNTLATLQHPNIARLLDAGAMPNGRPYLVMEYVEGVPIDQYCDDHRLPISQRLRLFSVVCEAVRLAHQKLVIHRDLKPGNILVNDSGDPKLLDFGVSKVLVGTGSVDVTAVEERRFTPEYASPEQVSGLPLSTASDVYSLGIILFELLTGRRPYRFSTRSVAEVSRVVCEEEIAPPSVAVRRGDGPAASASSSTTASEAANRRREATTERLGRRLAGDLDTIVLKATYKDPARRYASVEQLVADIERHLAGLPVLARPDTIAYRVQKFVRRHALAAALGVAAVLLLAVGFGVAVWEGRAARRERDAAYLARDQAEATADFMQRMMSAADPVNEGPDATVRSVLDVAALRVDSDLKSQPLVQAAVRSTIGRTYLGLGLLEPAESNINAAKAIRAAQLEPGHHDLAESEFDQAQLYYAQGKFTEAEALLAHCLETHRRLRGAENLDTARVLNDLGAVQRAAGKIAEAESTHREALVIREKLAGRESLEVAESLNNLAGALRAKGDIKGALELITEVLETRRKLLREEHPLVLQSMANLGVLASALGDHRLSEKLLREVVRLDRKVFGDQHPTLAVDLSGLGRMLLQQGRYSEAEPLLRESLEIRRGRLTPEDERLLKTQASLGECLAALGRDHEAELLLEDALQKTRVESRTNDSFWIGIADALDKLRHRRKNP, translated from the coding sequence ATGACGCCTCAGCGATTGCAACAAATCGAGGAAATCTTTTCTCGCGTCCTCGAACTACCCCGCGTGCAACGGGACGATGCATTGCAAGTCACTTGTGGCAGCGACGGCATGCTGCGCGCAGAGGTAGAGTCCTTGCTGAAGCACGCTGATCCGCCCGACGCGTTTCTCTCGGATTCCGCCTTGGGCGCCAGTCTGGCGCTGCCGGCATTTTCACCACCCGAGGACGATTTGGACGGAGCGAGGATCGGTCCCTATCGGGTCGTGCATCGGCGGGCCTCCGGGGGCATGGGAACCGTCTATCGAGCCGTCCGAGCAGACGGGCAATTCGACCAACAGGTGGCGATCAAGGTCGTCAAGCGTGGCATGGATACCGAGGAAATCCTCCACCGCTTCGCCCTCGAGCGGAATACGCTCGCCACACTTCAGCATCCCAATATCGCCCGGCTTCTCGATGCGGGCGCTATGCCCAATGGCCGGCCGTATCTGGTCATGGAGTACGTCGAGGGGGTTCCGATCGACCAATACTGCGACGACCATCGACTGCCGATTTCGCAGCGCCTTCGTCTTTTCTCCGTCGTCTGCGAAGCCGTGCGCCTCGCTCACCAAAAGCTGGTGATCCACCGTGATCTCAAACCTGGCAACATTCTTGTGAACGACAGTGGCGATCCCAAGCTTCTCGATTTCGGCGTCTCCAAGGTGCTCGTGGGCACGGGGTCCGTCGACGTCACGGCCGTCGAAGAAAGGCGGTTCACTCCGGAATACGCCAGCCCTGAACAGGTTTCCGGCCTGCCGCTGAGCACCGCGAGCGATGTCTATTCTCTCGGCATCATCCTCTTTGAGTTGCTGACCGGCAGGCGCCCGTACCGTTTTTCGACGCGTTCGGTTGCAGAGGTAAGCCGGGTGGTCTGCGAGGAAGAGATTGCTCCGCCCAGTGTTGCGGTTCGACGTGGCGATGGCCCGGCGGCCTCGGCCTCGTCTTCGACCACCGCCTCGGAAGCGGCGAATCGGCGGCGGGAGGCCACGACGGAGCGTCTTGGCCGTCGGCTCGCAGGGGATCTTGACACGATTGTCCTGAAGGCGACATACAAGGACCCAGCGCGCCGCTATGCGTCCGTCGAACAGCTCGTCGCCGACATCGAGCGGCATCTTGCGGGACTGCCGGTCTTAGCGCGACCGGATACGATCGCCTATCGCGTCCAGAAATTCGTGCGGCGGCATGCGCTCGCGGCGGCCCTGGGAGTGGCCGCCGTCCTGTTGCTGGCGGTCGGCTTCGGCGTCGCGGTCTGGGAGGGCCGTGCGGCGCGGCGCGAACGGGATGCCGCCTATCTGGCGAGGGATCAGGCGGAAGCCACCGCCGACTTTATGCAGCGCATGATGTCCGCCGCCGATCCGGTGAACGAAGGTCCGGATGCAACGGTACGATCAGTACTGGATGTGGCGGCGCTGCGCGTGGATTCCGACCTGAAGAGCCAACCGCTGGTGCAGGCCGCGGTCCGAAGCACGATCGGTCGCACGTACCTGGGGCTCGGTCTGCTGGAGCCGGCGGAATCGAATATCAACGCGGCAAAGGCTATTCGCGCCGCCCAACTGGAGCCGGGCCATCACGATCTCGCCGAGAGTGAGTTCGATCAGGCGCAGTTGTATTACGCACAAGGCAAATTCACGGAAGCTGAGGCGCTCCTGGCCCATTGCCTTGAGACGCACCGGCGGCTGCGAGGCGCGGAGAACCTCGACACGGCCCGCGTGCTGAACGACCTGGGGGCAGTGCAGCGGGCCGCGGGAAAGATCGCCGAGGCGGAATCCACCCATCGCGAGGCGCTGGTAATTCGCGAAAAACTGGCGGGCCGCGAAAGCCTGGAAGTCGCGGAGAGTTTGAACAATCTCGCCGGCGCGCTGCGCGCCAAGGGCGATATTAAAGGGGCCCTGGAGTTGATCACCGAGGTCTTGGAGACTCGGCGCAAGCTCCTTCGCGAGGAACACCCCCTCGTCCTGCAAAGCATGGCCAACCTGGGTGTCTTGGCGTCGGCACTTGGAGACCATCGGCTAAGCGAGAAGTTGCTCCGGGAGGTCGTAAGGTTGGATCGCAAGGTGTTCGGCGACCAACATCCCACATTGGCCGTCGATCTCTCGGGATTGGGTCGAATGCTGCTCCAGCAAGGACGATATTCGGAAGCGGAGCCTCTACTCAGAGAATCGCTGGAGATTCGCCGCGGCCGGTTGACGCCGGAGGATGAACGTTTGCTCAAGACGCAGGCGAGTCTGGGCGAGTGTCTGGCCGCCCTGGGGCGGGATCACGAAGCCGAACTGCTGCTTGAAGATGCTCTTCAAAAGACGAGGGTTGAGTCACGCACCAACGACAGTTTCTGGATCGGCATTGCCGATGCGCTCGACAAACTTCGACATCGCAGGAAAAATCCGTAG
- a CDS encoding diguanylate cyclase: protein MATSFNDVERESHPLVLIIDSDAETVRRVAHVLQPAGFRTMYAEDSGMGLAIAEKYEPHLILLDLKPPRPDGFEICRQMKDRIRLADTPVIFVTAMEKTDELIRQSFDAGGHDLIFKPLSDVELISRIRVALREQNLREAYRRLAVEDPYTGLANRRHFILSITEAILTAQRTGEESILVIADIDNLMSYNDRYGHDLGDEAILTLARLFKRFQSPTCRVGRLGGEELAMVLSRSSRQAAWSLCDRLRQTFAAIAFDAMTSPKHFTACFGMSSYAGHPAEFDVDHFLLQADIALCAAKERGRNRMASFWQLDPESLPILSPKKRHARSKARKRCQRAYVAALTAPATDAAPAPSPKE, encoded by the coding sequence ATGGCCACTTCCTTTAACGATGTCGAGCGCGAAAGCCACCCGCTGGTGCTGATCATCGACAGCGACGCGGAGACGGTTCGCCGGGTCGCGCACGTGCTGCAGCCGGCGGGCTTTCGAACGATGTACGCCGAGGACAGCGGGATGGGGCTGGCCATCGCGGAGAAATACGAACCCCACCTCATCCTGCTCGACCTCAAGCCTCCGCGTCCCGATGGCTTCGAGATCTGCCGGCAGATGAAGGATCGGATTCGCCTGGCGGATACGCCGGTCATTTTCGTCACGGCGATGGAAAAGACGGATGAGCTGATCCGGCAGAGCTTTGACGCGGGCGGTCACGATCTGATCTTCAAGCCGCTCAGCGATGTGGAGCTGATCTCGCGGATTCGCGTGGCCCTGCGGGAGCAGAACCTTCGCGAGGCGTATCGCCGCCTGGCCGTCGAAGACCCGTACACCGGGCTGGCCAATCGACGGCATTTCATCCTGAGTATCACCGAGGCGATCCTTACGGCGCAGCGGACGGGAGAGGAAAGCATCCTGGTCATCGCCGACATCGATAACCTCATGTCGTACAACGATCGGTACGGTCACGACCTGGGCGATGAAGCGATCCTGACGCTTGCCCGCCTGTTCAAGCGGTTCCAGAGCCCGACCTGCCGCGTCGGCCGATTGGGCGGAGAGGAACTCGCCATGGTCTTGTCGCGCTCGTCGCGGCAGGCGGCGTGGAGTCTGTGTGACCGGCTGCGGCAGACGTTCGCGGCGATCGCCTTTGACGCAATGACCAGCCCGAAACACTTCACGGCCTGCTTTGGGATGTCGAGCTACGCGGGCCATCCCGCCGAATTCGATGTGGATCATTTTCTCCTGCAGGCGGACATCGCCCTGTGCGCCGCGAAGGAGCGGGGGCGCAACCGCATGGCGTCTTTCTGGCAGCTCGATCCGGAGAGCCTGCCGATCCTTTCCCCGAAGAAGCGCCACGCCCGCTCCAAGGCGCGGAAGCGCTGCCAGCGGGCGTATGTCGCGGCATTGACCGCGCCAGCGACCGATGCCGCGCCGGCCCCGTCGCCGAAGGAATGA
- the truA gene encoding tRNA pseudouridine(38-40) synthase TruA produces the protein MMRNLMLTLAYDGADFHGWQHQPNLRTVQDILEQALRRTVRHQIVLVGCSRTDAGVHAAGYVANFFTTSPAPNINISRSVGARLPKDMTLLHLDEVPLTFHATRSAVTKLYRYRIHNTPSRPCEHLAQRFVYHFWQPLDLEAMRQAAEAWVGEHDFSSFASAGNDRQSNVRTIRRIELYRDDQEIRMDIEGEGFLYKQVRNMMGTLVEIGRGHWKAEKAKQILAGKNRNLAGPTAPARGLCLQWVRYDLPGLPAPTAEQLERAERAAPPAGAERALVDKKPRSTAPMPAGFEAEEDPPA, from the coding sequence ATGATGCGGAACCTGATGTTGACGCTGGCTTACGACGGGGCGGACTTCCATGGTTGGCAGCACCAGCCGAACCTACGGACGGTGCAGGACATCCTGGAACAGGCGCTGCGACGGACGGTGCGGCACCAGATCGTGCTCGTCGGGTGCAGCCGGACGGACGCGGGAGTCCACGCCGCCGGGTACGTCGCCAATTTTTTCACGACCAGCCCGGCGCCGAACATCAACATCTCCCGCAGCGTTGGGGCGCGTTTGCCCAAGGACATGACGCTTCTGCACCTCGACGAAGTGCCGCTGACCTTTCACGCGACGCGGTCGGCGGTGACCAAGCTCTATCGCTATCGAATTCACAACACGCCGAGCCGACCGTGCGAACATCTGGCCCAGCGGTTCGTCTACCACTTCTGGCAGCCGCTCGATCTGGAGGCGATGCGGCAGGCGGCGGAGGCGTGGGTCGGCGAGCATGACTTTTCGTCCTTTGCCTCGGCGGGGAATGACCGGCAGTCGAACGTTCGGACGATCCGGCGGATTGAGCTGTATCGCGACGACCAGGAGATCCGCATGGACATTGAGGGCGAAGGGTTTCTGTACAAACAGGTCCGCAACATGATGGGGACGCTGGTGGAGATCGGGCGGGGTCATTGGAAGGCCGAGAAGGCGAAGCAAATCCTCGCGGGCAAGAACCGGAACCTGGCGGGGCCGACGGCGCCAGCGCGGGGACTCTGTTTGCAATGGGTGCGGTATGACCTTCCGGGATTGCCCGCGCCGACGGCGGAGCAACTGGAGCGGGCGGAGCGGGCTGCGCCGCCGGCGGGCGCGGAGCGGGCACTGGTGGACAAAAAACCGCGGAGCACGGCGCCGATGCCGGCGGGGTTTGAGGCGGAGGAGGATCCGCCGGCGTAA